TAAGTGTATAAGTATTTCTGCGATTTAGTTTCTCAGATCGTTGATGATCGTAACGTAAGGAAGTGTAATATTGTTTAGAAATCAGGAATCAAGTGCTCCGGTAGATGTCGGAGAGAGCTATGATGTGTCCATCGAAGATGTTGCAAGAGAAGGCGATGGTATTGCCAGAGTTGAAGGATTTGTAATCTTCGTACCAGATACAAAAGTAGGCGATGAAGTAACGATAAAAGTTAGTAAAGTGATGCGAAAATTCGCATTTGCAGAAAAAGTATAATAAACTTT
This region of Methanosarcinales archaeon genomic DNA includes:
- a CDS encoding TRAM domain-containing protein; translation: MFRNQESSAPVDVGESYDVSIEDVAREGDGIARVEGFVIFVPDTKVGDEVTIKVSKVMRKFAFAEKV